From the genome of Streptomyces ficellus:
CAGGACTTCGTCGAGCTGTTCGAGGCGATGGACGGCCTGCCGGTCACGGTGCGCCTCCTCGACCCGCCGCTGCACGAGTTCCTCCCCGACATCACCGAGCTGTCGGTGCGCGTCGCCCTCGCCGAGGCCCGCAAGGAGCCGCACGAGAACGAGCTGCGCCTGCTCCAGGCCGTGCACCGGCTGCACGAGCAGAACCCGATGCTGGGTCTGCGCGGCGTACGCCTCGGCCTGGTCATCCCCGGCCTGTTCACCATGCAGGTGCGGGCGATCGCCGAGGCCGCGGCCGAGCGCGTCGAGGCCAAGGGCGACCCGCGCGCCGAGATCATGATCCCGCTGGTCGGCACCGTCCAGGAGCTGGAGCTGGTGCGCGACGAGGCCGAGCAGGTCATCGCCGAGGTGCAGGCGCGGACCGGCGTCGAGCTGACCCTGGCGCTCGGCACGATGATCGAGCTGCCGCGCGCCGCGGTGACCGCCGGCCAGATCGCCGAGTGCGCCGAGTTCTTCTCCTTCGGCACCAACGACCTCACCCAGACGGTGTGGGGCTTCTCCCGGGACGACGTGGAGGCCAGCTTCTTCACCGCGTACCTGGAGAAGGGCATCTTCGGCGTCAGCCCGTTCGAGACGATCGACAAGGACGGCGTCGGCGCGCTCGTGCGCAGCGCGGTCCAGGCCGGCCGCGAGACCCGGCCCGACATCAAGCTCGGTGTCTGCGGCGAGCACGGCGGCGACCCGGAGTCGGTGCACTTCTTCCACGAGGTGGGCCTGGACTACGTCTCCTGCTCGCCGTTCCGCATCCCGGTGGCGCGCCTGGAGGCGGGCCGCGCGGCTGCCCAGTCGAACGGGAGCGACAGCCGCTGAGCCGGCGCCGGACCGTTCACTGCCCTGACGGTCCGGCCCCTCGACACCGGAGCCGCCGTTGGTCCCCGACCCTCACCGATCGGCGGCGGCTCCGGTCCGCAAGAGAGACGGGGCGGACACCTTGTGCGGAGGTGTCCGCCCCGTCGGCGTGCGTACGCGGTCCGGCCCCGCCGGGCCGGTGGGCCACCGGGAACGGAAATGTTGGTTCCGGTGGCATTGCGGGCGGGTGTATTTCGGGCGGTTGAACACCGGACCTTTATGTCAGGTCAATGTATAGGCCAATGTCCGGCCTAATCGGTCGATTCATCCCGCAAAGGAACGGGCGGAGCGCGGCCACCGGATCCCCACCCGCCGACCGCGCCCCATTACCCCTGCCGGGCGGGAGAGCCGCAACCTTTCAGGTCCGCCGCCGGACGCGCGAAGCCCCCCACGGTCTCCAGCACGTCACCTCGGTCCTGAAGGTTTCCTGCCCGACGGCGTACAGCTTTTCGGTTCACCCCCGGTCTCCGCGATGCGTTTCAAGTGTGGCTGAAATGCCGTGGTGACGGCGTGTGATGGCATGCATACTCATTGGCGGGGGGTGATTGCGGATGCAACAGGGGTGGGTTCAGTGCTGCGTATTCATTTCACCGGGGACGACCTTGCCGGGGTCCGGATGGCCGCCCGGCCTGATGCGTTGTGGGAAACGATTCTCAGCTTTCACCGCTTGCGGGACCGGCGCGGCGCCCTCGTCTACGGAGCGTGGCGTTCGGAATCGCGGGCGCGGCTGAACGGCGAAACGCGGCTGCTCGGCGCCCTCGTGCCGACGCGGGGCTATTTCCCCGATTTCCTCACCCCGCCGCAGGGCCTGGACAGCCTCGACGCGGGCCTCCAGGCCGTGCGGGCCACCCCGCCCGCCCGCGTCCACACCGAGCTGGCCCTGCTGGCCACCTCCCGGCCCGGCGGCGCCCCGCTGCCCGGATGGGCGCGCGACCTCGCCGAGGGCCGGCAGGAGCCGTTCGGGCGGCTCATCGGGGCGCTCCGGGGCTACCACCGGGCCGCCATCGAGCCGTACTGGTCGCACATCGAGGCCCGCGTCGAGGCCGACCGCGCCGTCCGCGGCCGGGCGCTCCTCGACGGCGGCGCGGACGAACTGCTCGCCTCCCTGCCCCCGGTGCTCCGCTGGCGCGCACCCGTGCTGGAGGCCGACTACCCCGTCGACCGCGAGCTGCGGCTGGACGGGCGGGGCCTGCTCCTCCAGCCCTCGTACTTCTGCCGGGGCACCCCGGTCGTCCTGCGCGACCCGGACCTGCCGCCCGTCCTGG
Proteins encoded in this window:
- a CDS encoding ArsR/SmtB family transcription factor produces the protein MLRIHFTGDDLAGVRMAARPDALWETILSFHRLRDRRGALVYGAWRSESRARLNGETRLLGALVPTRGYFPDFLTPPQGLDSLDAGLQAVRATPPARVHTELALLATSRPGGAPLPGWARDLAEGRQEPFGRLIGALRGYHRAAIEPYWSHIEARVEADRAVRGRALLDGGADELLASLPPVLRWRAPVLEADYPVDRELRLDGRGLLLQPSYFCRGTPVVLRDPDLPPVLVYPVTHTDAPVSGPVDPGSSPLGRLVGHTRCAVLTAIGHGGTTSELARRAGVSLASASQHAGVLRDAGLVVTLRQGSSVLHTLTPLGAALLHGGGAQPGRQPQPAVQRRQPQRRRYARNGPVTS